A section of the Leptospira kobayashii genome encodes:
- a CDS encoding CarD family transcriptional regulator, with the protein MATKKLTEKVKEPKFKVGDYVVYPIHGVGEVTEVAKKVILGKKKDCYIMEIQGSKMKVSIPVERAIDVGIRSIIDKKEIKKVLTLLKKDEIDTEEDWKVRYQNNMNKIKSGSIFEVADVCRNLYKRAYGKELSIMERKLYESAYNLVKMEIALSKGVPQEEAGNIVSDVLAASVQGLAPPPPPKEIDDLDLE; encoded by the coding sequence TTGGCAACAAAAAAATTAACTGAAAAAGTAAAAGAGCCTAAATTCAAGGTGGGAGACTATGTAGTATATCCCATCCACGGGGTAGGTGAAGTCACCGAGGTCGCTAAAAAAGTGATCCTGGGGAAGAAGAAAGACTGCTATATCATGGAGATTCAAGGCTCCAAGATGAAGGTCTCTATCCCTGTGGAACGTGCGATCGATGTAGGTATCCGTTCGATCATTGATAAAAAAGAGATCAAAAAAGTTCTCACTCTCCTGAAAAAGGATGAAATCGATACGGAAGAAGACTGGAAGGTTCGCTACCAAAACAATATGAACAAGATTAAATCTGGTTCTATATTTGAAGTAGCAGATGTATGCCGCAATCTTTACAAACGCGCTTATGGCAAAGAGCTCTCCATTATGGAGAGAAAGTTATATGAAAGCGCATATAATTTGGTAAAGATGGAAATTGCACTTAGTAAAGGTGTTCCCCAGGAAGAAGCAGGAAATATTGTTTCTGATGTTCTGGCCGCCTCCGTGCAAGGTTTGGCACCACCACCTCCCCCGAAAGAAATTGATGATCTAGATTTAGAATAG
- a CDS encoding PIN/TRAM domain-containing protein, giving the protein MKHLLAAIGSIAVGLASFFFLYTESQNLILSGSLSGLVLLYGIFLSFGEKKLYPEIKADVILCGSLGSLLGVAIAAYPASLLSEYGHKSFGIALVFLFFLTGVKAGVAFAKKPGLAIFGGGSGGSFSLPGLEESGHSHIREKILDTSVVIDGRILDIADTHFLDGPLILPNFVLREIQLISDSSDPIKRARGRRGLEMLNKLQRKGSIEVKITYTDYSDTREVDAKLIKLARDTGGAVVTNDFNLNKVAELQGVRVLNLNSLANALKPVVLPGEEFPISVIKEGKDENQGIGYLEDGTMVVIENGGHLVGKEVRVVVTSIIQTAAGKMIFTKVQNGNNNYNKS; this is encoded by the coding sequence ATGAAACACCTCCTTGCAGCCATCGGCTCGATTGCAGTCGGTTTGGCGTCATTTTTCTTTCTCTACACAGAATCACAGAATCTAATTCTATCTGGTTCTCTGTCGGGTTTGGTACTTCTCTATGGAATCTTTCTTTCGTTTGGTGAGAAAAAACTCTACCCTGAAATCAAGGCAGATGTAATTCTCTGTGGTTCCTTAGGTTCCCTTTTGGGAGTTGCAATTGCAGCTTATCCCGCAAGTTTACTTTCCGAGTACGGACATAAATCCTTTGGCATCGCCTTGGTATTTTTGTTTTTTCTCACAGGAGTAAAAGCAGGTGTTGCGTTTGCAAAAAAACCAGGTCTTGCCATTTTTGGCGGCGGTTCCGGAGGGAGCTTTTCTCTTCCAGGACTTGAAGAATCCGGTCATTCCCATATCCGAGAAAAAATCCTAGACACTTCTGTAGTCATCGATGGTCGAATTTTGGACATTGCAGATACGCATTTCTTAGATGGTCCTCTGATCCTTCCTAACTTCGTGTTACGCGAAATCCAACTTATCTCCGATTCTTCGGATCCGATCAAAAGAGCGCGGGGACGTCGTGGTTTGGAAATGTTGAACAAATTGCAACGCAAAGGTTCGATCGAAGTAAAGATCACTTATACCGATTATTCAGACACACGCGAAGTGGATGCGAAGCTGATCAAATTAGCTCGCGACACAGGTGGTGCCGTAGTTACAAACGACTTTAACCTAAATAAGGTGGCGGAGTTGCAAGGTGTGAGAGTGTTAAACTTGAATAGTCTCGCAAATGCTCTGAAACCGGTTGTTCTTCCCGGTGAAGAATTTCCGATTTCCGTCATCAAAGAAGGTAAAGACGAAAACCAAGGGATCGGTTATCTCGAAGACGGAACTATGGTTGTCATCGAAAACGGCGGACATCTGGTAGGAAAAGAAGTACGAGTTGTCGTAACTTCCATCATCCAAACAGCCGCAGGTAAGATGATCTTCACAAAAGTACAAAACGGTAATAATAACTACAACAAATCGTAA
- a CDS encoding apolipoprotein N-acyltransferase, producing MKSFFRYFSSREGLIAILCYVVTAGFSTFAFAPFSQSYLVWIAPLGLFYIEKKYRGEWKKLIWHGFGFALVFYSFSFHWIYHMVTVFGGFPWFLAGPIFLISAIILNFKFPVFLISFSFLVKKVGRFFPWLAGVAVLFSEFFTPQVFPWYWGNVVGENHILSQNAEYASAYGLSVLLFVFSYFLFQSLKLQRWKKIWNYLFTTGKDKTRKRKIVFGLGSVFVVFLGFWMNGAYLFYKWENVKPLGTKEVLIIQPNAPLEFRDGRSIAEEINLLMERIDSLAEQGAGKDKIDLIVLPESGVPFFSTHETEETKMTRLYWDRFESMMNILALRHKANVFYNELDVDFKDGIHTRDNLRSYNSSALIGPNADRKGSYQKVYLLIFGEYMPFEWMYELSGQTGRFEAGKSLSLIPYMETTPPSVTPLSPLHWFDTANFNPKAVKEYYGKETISEKQAGSFLPLICYEVIIPEFVRKFQGDPDFIVNVTNDKWYGNSVETYQHHTLGRMRAIEFRKWIVRSTNSGTSVFTDHLGRNIKDEFTSLDSAAFLRGTVSVIPGYETFYRRYGNLLSWLFLTISGSFFVFYVWKFR from the coding sequence ATGAAGTCTTTCTTTCGTTACTTTTCTAGCCGCGAAGGTCTCATTGCAATACTCTGTTATGTGGTAACCGCCGGGTTTTCCACATTTGCTTTCGCTCCTTTTTCCCAATCCTATCTGGTTTGGATCGCTCCTCTCGGTCTTTTTTATATCGAAAAAAAATACCGTGGAGAATGGAAAAAACTCATTTGGCACGGATTCGGGTTCGCTCTCGTATTTTATAGTTTTTCCTTTCATTGGATCTACCATATGGTCACCGTATTCGGAGGCTTTCCCTGGTTTTTAGCAGGTCCTATCTTTCTCATATCAGCCATCATCTTAAATTTCAAGTTTCCTGTTTTTCTGATTAGCTTTTCCTTTCTTGTAAAAAAGGTAGGAAGATTTTTTCCCTGGCTAGCCGGAGTTGCCGTTTTATTCTCCGAATTTTTTACTCCTCAGGTATTTCCATGGTATTGGGGAAACGTGGTAGGAGAAAATCATATCCTATCGCAAAACGCAGAGTATGCGAGCGCCTACGGGCTGAGTGTCCTATTATTCGTATTCTCTTATTTTTTGTTTCAATCTTTGAAGCTCCAACGTTGGAAAAAAATTTGGAACTATCTTTTTACAACGGGAAAGGACAAAACCAGGAAGAGAAAAATCGTATTCGGACTTGGTTCCGTCTTCGTCGTTTTTTTAGGATTCTGGATGAACGGTGCCTATTTATTTTATAAATGGGAAAATGTAAAACCGCTCGGCACAAAAGAAGTTCTGATCATTCAACCCAATGCTCCTTTGGAGTTTCGGGACGGTAGAAGTATCGCGGAAGAAATCAATCTTCTCATGGAACGAATCGACAGTCTCGCCGAACAAGGTGCGGGTAAGGACAAAATCGATTTAATCGTATTACCGGAGTCAGGTGTTCCTTTCTTTTCCACTCATGAAACCGAAGAAACAAAAATGACCAGACTCTATTGGGATCGTTTCGAATCCATGATGAACATACTTGCGCTTCGTCACAAAGCGAATGTATTTTATAATGAATTGGATGTGGATTTTAAAGACGGAATTCATACCCGTGACAACTTAAGAAGTTATAATTCCTCGGCTCTCATCGGACCGAATGCGGATCGCAAAGGTAGTTATCAAAAAGTCTATCTACTGATTTTTGGAGAATATATGCCTTTCGAATGGATGTATGAACTTTCCGGACAAACAGGAAGATTCGAAGCGGGCAAGTCTCTTTCTCTTATTCCTTATATGGAAACTACCCCGCCTTCCGTGACTCCACTTTCTCCTCTTCATTGGTTTGATACCGCCAATTTTAATCCGAAAGCGGTGAAAGAATATTATGGTAAGGAAACGATTTCCGAAAAGCAAGCGGGCAGTTTTTTACCGTTGATTTGTTACGAAGTGATCATTCCCGAATTCGTCCGTAAGTTCCAGGGAGATCCCGATTTTATCGTCAATGTAACAAATGATAAATGGTATGGAAATTCCGTCGAGACCTACCAACATCATACTTTGGGAAGAATGCGAGCCATCGAGTTTAGAAAATGGATCGTTCGCTCCACAAATTCGGGTACATCCGTTTTTACCGATCATTTGGGAAGAAATATAAAGGATGAGTTTACTTCTCTTGATTCTGCCGCTTTTTTACGCGGAACAGTGTCAGTGATTCCGGGTTATGAAACATTCTATAGAAGGTATGGAAATCTTCTATCTTGGTTATTTTTGACAATCTCCGGATCTTTTTTTGTGTTCTATGTTTGGAAATTCCGTTAA
- a CDS encoding flagellar assembly protein FlaA: MIAFRIFTFLSIFLSILSILYADVTIWKEILLENFESNNYSKSNIRTKLEKDTPLPDISLSQNFTAPIPGSKQALVIRVPKLSNFPFSVYFPEPILLKDFVKEIRIPVYSSQSNGNLTLIIENQDFETRQIAITSLNYRGWKDCVVSFANHIDQNDRIFLQGSSLRMLGFFYLPHENNSNNQEVLLAIDDITAIVRDKYRPLRNKELLLED, translated from the coding sequence ATGATTGCATTCAGAATATTTACTTTCCTGAGCATTTTTCTATCGATTCTATCTATATTATATGCAGATGTTACAATCTGGAAGGAAATCCTTCTGGAAAATTTCGAATCCAATAATTACTCAAAATCTAATATTCGTACAAAATTAGAAAAAGATACTCCGCTTCCCGATATTTCCCTCTCCCAGAATTTTACGGCCCCCATTCCCGGTTCCAAACAGGCATTGGTAATTCGGGTTCCGAAACTTTCCAATTTTCCCTTTTCCGTCTATTTTCCCGAACCTATTTTGCTGAAAGATTTTGTAAAAGAGATCAGAATTCCGGTATATTCCTCCCAATCGAACGGGAACCTAACACTCATAATAGAAAATCAGGATTTTGAAACCCGACAGATCGCAATTACCTCCTTAAATTACAGAGGTTGGAAAGATTGTGTCGTTTCTTTTGCAAACCATATCGATCAAAATGATCGGATTTTTTTGCAAGGAAGCTCCCTCAGAATGCTCGGCTTTTTTTACCTTCCCCATGAAAACAACTCCAATAACCAAGAGGTTTTGCTCGCAATCGACGATATAACCGCCATTGTGCGGGATAAATACAGGCCGCTACGAAACAAAGAACTTCTCCTGGAAGACTGA
- the ompL47 gene encoding multi-beta-barrel domain surface protein OmpL47 produces the protein MQAHKFLLAITTIFLAGQISAQVADPKANTSTKSEAAVESEASTTSSNAQKAAADAVSDALSKETLFINSKTAFTLEAKDDSSTVDYIEWKTKAGDYRRFTAPIRLAEEGVTEIQYRSVDKVGNVEAPKILNVTVDNTAPKVTLQPAEPFFVLNGVPFTSKNNSYTVIAEDKVGVQAVQYAINNDAAKSYTDPIKLETAGANTIKYSASDKAGNSSPEASVVITIDDVKPTVEIVPSLPLVDISGKPYAKRGNVFHVNAVDKESGLKKVLVKLDAEAEFRPYVEGIVVETQGEHKIQAKAIDNVGNESATVEVSFFVDLTPPSSVIQKTTATEAPAATPAATTPEK, from the coding sequence ATGCAGGCGCACAAGTTCTTATTGGCCATTACAACTATATTTTTAGCAGGCCAAATCTCAGCTCAGGTAGCTGATCCAAAAGCAAATACTTCCACAAAAAGCGAAGCGGCGGTAGAGTCGGAAGCTTCCACTACTTCATCCAATGCACAAAAAGCAGCGGCAGATGCGGTATCGGATGCTCTTTCCAAAGAAACACTTTTCATTAATAGCAAAACAGCTTTTACTCTCGAAGCAAAAGATGATTCTTCAACAGTAGATTATATCGAATGGAAAACGAAAGCCGGAGATTACCGACGTTTCACAGCTCCCATTCGTCTTGCTGAAGAAGGTGTTACAGAAATCCAATACAGATCTGTAGATAAAGTCGGCAACGTAGAAGCTCCTAAAATCTTAAACGTAACAGTTGATAATACTGCTCCTAAAGTAACTCTTCAACCTGCTGAACCTTTTTTCGTATTGAATGGAGTACCTTTTACTTCAAAAAACAATAGTTATACTGTTATCGCTGAAGACAAAGTAGGCGTACAAGCTGTACAATACGCAATCAATAACGACGCTGCAAAATCTTACACTGACCCGATCAAGTTGGAGACTGCAGGTGCCAACACAATCAAATACAGTGCAAGTGATAAAGCAGGAAATTCTTCCCCTGAAGCTTCCGTTGTAATCACTATTGATGATGTGAAACCTACTGTGGAAATCGTTCCTTCTCTCCCTCTCGTTGACATCTCCGGCAAACCTTACGCAAAACGCGGAAATGTTTTCCATGTGAACGCGGTAGATAAAGAATCTGGTTTGAAAAAAGTTTTAGTGAAATTGGATGCAGAAGCGGAATTCCGTCCTTATGTGGAAGGAATCGTTGTGGAAACACAAGGTGAACACAAAATCCAAGCGAAAGCGATTGATAACGTAGGAAATGAATCTGCAACTGTAGAAGTATCCTTCTTTGTTGATCTAACTCCTCCTTCTTCCGTGATTCAAAAAACAACTGCAACTGAAGCTCCTGCGGCGACACCTGCAGCTACTACTCCGGAAAAATAA
- a CDS encoding ComF family protein — MLSQIIRFFYSHPCTACGRLDSFSNRIGICIHCIRSRRKIQNSKTFPPGCSVCSSHLEEDGNCEYCNSRFVFFSALFSLRSRMSWERQIFQTCKFRNEKILQNYFALDFRKEKFIKIEDKPDCIVFLPSEDRERGRFFHPARHLGERLSRKWKVPILPGVKKVSKDKQSGKMFQERFFHAKKAFVFSKSDRIWKGFHILIIDDIFTTGASLNEVSKMYIAAGARKVSCMVLLNKEGD; from the coding sequence ATGCTTTCTCAAATCATTCGTTTTTTCTATTCCCACCCTTGCACTGCCTGCGGCAGATTGGACTCTTTCTCCAACCGGATCGGAATTTGCATTCATTGCATTCGTTCCCGAAGGAAAATCCAAAATTCTAAAACCTTTCCCCCCGGCTGTTCTGTTTGTTCCTCTCACTTGGAAGAAGATGGCAATTGTGAGTATTGCAATTCCCGATTTGTATTTTTCTCCGCACTATTTTCATTACGATCGAGGATGTCTTGGGAAAGACAGATCTTCCAAACTTGCAAATTTCGGAACGAGAAGATCTTACAGAACTACTTTGCTTTGGACTTTAGAAAGGAAAAGTTCATAAAAATCGAAGACAAGCCGGATTGTATCGTGTTTTTACCGTCAGAAGATAGGGAGAGAGGACGTTTTTTCCACCCTGCCAGGCATCTGGGGGAGAGACTTTCCAGAAAGTGGAAGGTTCCTATTTTGCCCGGAGTGAAAAAAGTCTCAAAAGACAAACAATCGGGAAAAATGTTCCAGGAGAGGTTTTTTCATGCAAAAAAGGCATTCGTTTTTTCAAAAAGTGATAGAATATGGAAAGGTTTTCATATCTTGATCATAGATGATATATTCACTACTGGCGCTTCCCTAAATGAAGTATCCAAAATGTATATAGCAGCCGGAGCAAGAAAGGTATCTTGTATGGTATTATTAAACAAAGAGGGTGATTGA
- a CDS encoding STAS domain-containing protein, producing the protein MDIQVKDDIRIIKFAGAILKVDSDEIEKELSKLTQTSVKKIILDLTKVHHICSTALGIFVATKRKLKPMNGDIKVIVVDEDLIQLFEITMLDKVFEIFPDLSSALEGFQLDAED; encoded by the coding sequence ATGGATATTCAAGTCAAGGATGACATAAGAATCATTAAGTTTGCCGGTGCCATTTTGAAAGTGGATTCGGACGAAATTGAAAAAGAATTGTCCAAACTCACTCAGACCTCTGTGAAGAAGATCATTCTTGACCTAACAAAGGTTCATCATATCTGTTCCACAGCTCTTGGTATTTTTGTTGCTACAAAAAGAAAACTAAAACCGATGAACGGTGATATCAAAGTCATCGTTGTAGACGAAGACCTCATTCAATTATTTGAAATCACTATGTTGGACAAGGTATTTGAAATTTTCCCCGATTTATCTTCCGCTTTGGAAGGCTTTCAATTAGACGCAGAAGACTAA
- the rdgB gene encoding RdgB/HAM1 family non-canonical purine NTP pyrophosphatase — protein sequence MTTKQIAFASGSAHKIKEMKLLLEPLGFQVVTPKDLSIPFSPEETESSFVGNAFIKSKELFRLTGLPAFADDSGICVEALDGRPGVFSARYGGEGLNDKDRAIRLLSELGDNPNRKANYTCVIAYSSEGKDVSFEGQVFGEIAKDYDSIGKYGFGYDPVFYYPPFQKRFSEVPEEEKNKVSHRAVAMGKFLDWLSTKTS from the coding sequence ATGACAACCAAACAAATCGCCTTTGCTTCGGGAAGCGCTCATAAAATCAAAGAAATGAAGCTGCTTCTCGAACCTCTTGGTTTCCAAGTGGTAACTCCAAAAGATTTATCCATTCCTTTCTCTCCCGAAGAAACGGAATCCAGTTTTGTTGGAAACGCTTTCATTAAATCCAAAGAATTATTCCGGTTAACCGGCTTACCTGCGTTTGCCGATGATTCGGGGATTTGTGTGGAAGCACTCGACGGAAGGCCCGGAGTTTTTTCCGCACGTTACGGCGGGGAAGGTTTGAATGATAAAGATAGGGCGATTCGATTGCTTTCGGAACTAGGGGACAACCCGAATAGAAAGGCGAACTATACTTGTGTGATTGCCTATTCGTCCGAGGGGAAAGACGTTTCCTTCGAAGGACAAGTGTTTGGTGAAATTGCAAAAGATTACGATTCGATAGGAAAATACGGATTCGGATACGATCCTGTTTTTTATTATCCGCCTTTTCAGAAACGATTTTCAGAAGTTCCCGAAGAAGAAAAAAACAAAGTTTCCCATAGAGCTGTCGCCATGGGGAAATTCTTAGATTGGCTTTCCACTAAAACTTCTTAA
- a CDS encoding S1C family serine protease gives MDEFSKIIIQAVGRAKSSVVKIDTIKNQNGKSGVGGSGSGFLFSSDGYLFTNSHVVQGGHQFKTTLHDGSQSEAVLVGEDPDTDLAVLKTFASDFQTVSLGDSSELEIGQLVIAIGNPHGFQHTVTHGIISAMGRTLRTQSGRLLDHIIQTDAALNPGNSGGPLIDSEGKVVGVNTATILGAQGLCFAIGINTAKEIALELIQTGKVKRAYLGIMSQVIELNPKVMQYNEIRNRKALFVISVEPNSPAARAGLRDGDSILAFNGDPVETSDDLFRILTKEKIGSIQSITILRKNQKVILNITPIEKLKLLANG, from the coding sequence GTGGATGAGTTTTCAAAAATTATAATCCAAGCAGTAGGTCGGGCCAAATCTTCCGTAGTAAAAATCGATACGATTAAAAATCAAAATGGAAAATCCGGAGTAGGCGGCTCAGGTTCGGGTTTTTTGTTTTCTTCGGACGGATATCTATTTACTAACAGCCATGTGGTGCAAGGTGGTCATCAATTCAAAACCACATTACATGACGGTTCTCAATCCGAAGCGGTTCTTGTGGGAGAGGATCCCGATACGGACTTGGCTGTTTTAAAAACATTCGCTTCCGATTTTCAAACCGTTTCCTTGGGAGATTCCAGTGAACTGGAGATCGGTCAATTGGTCATCGCTATCGGGAATCCGCATGGATTCCAACATACTGTGACTCACGGAATCATCAGTGCCATGGGTAGGACACTTCGTACCCAGTCAGGAAGACTACTTGATCATATCATTCAAACGGATGCAGCTTTGAATCCGGGTAATTCAGGCGGTCCGCTCATTGATTCGGAGGGAAAAGTTGTGGGTGTAAATACCGCGACAATACTTGGAGCGCAAGGACTTTGTTTTGCCATTGGAATCAATACGGCTAAAGAAATCGCTTTGGAGCTGATTCAAACAGGAAAGGTGAAGCGGGCTTATCTGGGAATCATGTCCCAAGTCATCGAATTGAATCCTAAGGTGATGCAATACAATGAGATTCGAAATCGTAAGGCATTGTTTGTGATTTCGGTGGAACCGAATAGCCCCGCGGCTCGAGCCGGTTTAAGGGACGGAGATTCTATCCTCGCTTTCAACGGAGATCCTGTGGAAACCTCGGATGATCTTTTCCGGATTCTTACCAAAGAAAAAATAGGAAGTATTCAAAGCATAACCATTTTGAGAAAAAATCAAAAGGTGATTTTGAATATCACTCCGATCGAAAAGCTAAAACTTCTCGCAAACGGATAA
- a CDS encoding GNAT family N-acetyltransferase has translation MNAPYPPHPVTLIGKYVELHPLRKEHTPFLEEAVTDGKLWELWFTSVPTPANMGKWIEKANDEEREGLSLPFVVKRKSDGKFVGSTRFMNIEKDVRRLEIGHTWYSKSAQKTEVNTECKLLMLDHAFENLKCIAVELRTHIFNVESRKAIQKLGAKEDGILRNHRIMPNGTIRDTVVYSIIETEWPTVKTNLQYRLS, from the coding sequence ATGAATGCTCCTTACCCTCCGCATCCAGTCACACTGATAGGTAAATACGTAGAACTGCATCCTTTAAGAAAAGAACATACTCCTTTTCTGGAAGAGGCTGTCACCGATGGAAAGTTGTGGGAATTATGGTTCACTTCCGTTCCAACTCCAGCTAACATGGGAAAGTGGATTGAAAAGGCAAATGATGAGGAGCGTGAAGGACTTTCTCTTCCTTTTGTGGTGAAAAGAAAATCGGATGGAAAATTCGTGGGTTCCACACGGTTCATGAATATTGAAAAAGACGTAAGGCGATTGGAAATCGGTCACACATGGTATTCCAAATCGGCGCAAAAGACGGAAGTGAATACGGAATGTAAGTTGCTGATGTTGGATCATGCATTTGAGAATTTGAAGTGCATTGCGGTAGAATTAAGAACTCATATATTCAACGTTGAATCCAGAAAGGCGATTCAGAAACTGGGCGCCAAAGAAGACGGAATTTTGCGCAACCACCGTATTATGCCGAATGGAACCATAAGAGACACGGTGGTCTATAGTATCATCGAAACAGAATGGCCCACCGTAAAAACCAATTTGCAATATAGATTGAGTTAG
- a CDS encoding amidohydrolase family protein has protein sequence MEKPPIIDVWTQRALVSMYEKMPEVASLFKRSGSGGYSEKNLTAEQTIALLDQAGIEKILLRAWCRPEGWVCTNEQVFEFTSRYPDRFVGVATVNLSKPVEAVKELRRAVKDYGFKALFVLPWLWNLPPNHKLYYPLYVECIELGIPFCTQVGQTGPLMPSEPGRPVPYLDEVALTFPELKIVGGHIGYPWTDEMIGLCMKHENVYIDTSAYLPSYYPKQLLDYMKTSGRSKVLFGTNFPHLDFKKCTDQVMELDLPLPSLKRFVYTNAKKVFGI, from the coding sequence ATGGAAAAACCTCCTATCATCGATGTTTGGACTCAAAGGGCACTTGTTTCCATGTATGAAAAGATGCCTGAAGTTGCCTCTTTGTTCAAACGATCCGGCTCAGGCGGTTACTCCGAAAAAAATCTCACAGCAGAACAGACTATCGCTCTTTTGGATCAGGCAGGCATTGAAAAAATCCTTTTGCGTGCCTGGTGTCGGCCGGAAGGGTGGGTTTGTACCAACGAACAGGTGTTTGAATTTACGAGTCGTTACCCCGATCGTTTTGTGGGTGTAGCGACGGTCAATCTATCAAAACCGGTAGAGGCGGTGAAAGAACTTCGTCGCGCTGTGAAAGATTACGGTTTCAAAGCATTATTTGTTTTGCCTTGGCTTTGGAATCTTCCACCCAATCATAAACTCTATTATCCTTTGTATGTGGAGTGCATTGAGTTAGGAATACCTTTCTGCACCCAAGTAGGGCAAACCGGGCCACTGATGCCTTCCGAACCGGGAAGGCCTGTACCTTATCTGGATGAAGTCGCCTTGACATTTCCCGAACTTAAAATTGTAGGAGGTCATATCGGATATCCTTGGACGGACGAAATGATCGGTCTTTGTATGAAACATGAAAATGTTTATATCGATACGTCGGCTTACCTACCTTCTTATTATCCTAAACAATTATTGGATTATATGAAGACATCGGGCAGAAGCAAGGTATTGTTCGGTACTAATTTTCCTCATTTGGATTTTAAAAAATGTACGGATCAGGTAATGGAATTGGATTTGCCTTTACCTTCTTTGAAACGGTTTGTGTATACGAATGCAAAGAAAGTGTTCGGGATTTAG
- a CDS encoding class I SAM-dependent methyltransferase, producing the protein MDTKAHYDNHLGNFYSWMIGDFSVKQNEFQDFLEANRILPQSSQLAIDLGAGNGIQSVSLANLGFSVKAIDFNKQLLDELRTNSKNLKVEIFEEDIREVAKYANLQPELILCCGDTITHLDDKNDIRELITSIHKTLPPNGKLILSFRDYSQTLTGYDRFIPVRSDENRIHTCFLEYGEEYVTVTDLLHEKTETGWNQKVSSFKKVRITTQDILGFLENHSMKIIFNKPVNRLTTIIASK; encoded by the coding sequence ATGGATACGAAGGCGCATTACGACAATCATCTGGGAAATTTTTATTCATGGATGATAGGCGACTTCTCCGTAAAACAAAACGAATTTCAGGATTTTTTAGAAGCCAACCGTATACTCCCCCAATCTTCCCAACTGGCGATTGATCTTGGTGCGGGAAACGGAATCCAATCGGTTTCCCTTGCCAATTTAGGTTTCTCAGTAAAAGCAATCGATTTCAACAAACAATTGCTAGATGAATTAAGAACAAATAGTAAAAACTTGAAAGTCGAAATTTTCGAAGAAGATATCAGGGAGGTTGCAAAGTATGCAAACCTACAACCTGAGTTGATTCTTTGCTGCGGAGATACGATCACTCATCTCGATGACAAGAATGACATCCGGGAACTGATTACGTCCATACACAAAACATTACCGCCAAATGGGAAGTTGATTCTATCATTTAGGGATTATTCACAAACTCTTACCGGATATGATAGATTTATCCCTGTGAGAAGCGATGAAAATAGGATCCATACTTGCTTTTTAGAATACGGAGAAGAGTATGTAACCGTAACGGATCTATTGCACGAAAAAACAGAGACAGGTTGGAATCAAAAAGTTTCTTCTTTCAAAAAAGTAAGGATCACTACGCAAGACATATTAGGATTTTTGGAAAATCACTCTATGAAAATCATATTCAACAAACCGGTAAATCGTTTAACTACGATTATTGCTTCGAAGTAA
- a CDS encoding GNAT family N-acetyltransferase, which produces MNLRIGNYLEARKHSELIAKWYKQEWNVPEELTIERLDRFQNTIPFQVIVFKDEIPVATGGIYNEVGLFKEFPHYKANQPWLALLYTIPECRGLGIGTYLCDFLDRELIGSGYKEYFLFTSTAESLYLKQNWVPIDRVIDRGKPTVIMKKTLL; this is translated from the coding sequence ATGAACTTACGAATCGGAAACTATTTAGAAGCGAGAAAACACTCGGAGCTCATTGCCAAATGGTACAAACAGGAATGGAATGTGCCTGAAGAACTTACAATAGAAAGACTGGATAGGTTCCAAAATACGATTCCTTTCCAGGTTATCGTTTTTAAAGACGAGATTCCGGTCGCCACCGGAGGAATTTATAATGAAGTCGGTCTCTTCAAAGAATTTCCCCATTACAAAGCAAACCAACCTTGGTTGGCATTGTTGTACACTATTCCCGAATGCAGGGGCTTAGGGATAGGAACCTATCTATGCGATTTTTTGGATCGCGAGTTGATTGGATCCGGATACAAAGAATATTTTCTATTCACTAGCACTGCCGAAAGTCTATATCTCAAACAGAACTGGGTGCCTATTGATCGTGTCATTGATCGAGGCAAACCGACTGTCATTATGAAAAAAACATTACTCTGA